One Campylobacter sp. RM16192 genomic region harbors:
- a CDS encoding CAP domain-containing protein → MNTQKQALKLKFGLIAFGFIFLAGCDYKSSYDPARLKEASQPQISYIIDSDALSYLNDYRRGSGLFALKFNENLSLASKNHAEYSVAHNHMGHDESSGLAKFTGSTPNERAKTAGYSSMHVLENIAYKSDFITSIDGLFSAIYHRFAFLNLSVNEVGFDAARGDKFSAYVFLMGNSGLNNFCKRGVSDNGSGKFYTNACANKDIKVKDSRLEGFLKSTKQHVKFPDKVPVMPYFSGEIPDPFPECKITANPVSIEFNESLKDIKFVNFEIYKGEEKLRNLKILDQKSDINRKFSSHQFAAFSREVFSFNTDYTAVFSYTEEGESKQIKWNFKTKTLKYPYFEASDGYVLSVKPDMIYEIFFRPKDCNDLLTSYSYNSSALLNSEVKQSGTNTLSVKLSGMEGDILTIKTSGGDKVKVRLSASSPKAQKERREHMIKSAFMIFGVMVVFIIIGIKQRR, encoded by the coding sequence TTGAATACGCAAAAGCAGGCCCTAAAGCTTAAATTTGGGCTGATTGCTTTCGGGTTTATTTTTCTTGCGGGGTGCGACTACAAAAGTAGCTACGATCCCGCAAGACTCAAAGAGGCAAGCCAGCCTCAAATTTCTTACATAATAGATAGCGATGCGCTTAGCTATTTAAATGATTATCGCAGAGGTTCGGGACTGTTTGCGCTTAAATTCAACGAAAATTTAAGTCTGGCTTCTAAAAATCATGCTGAATACAGCGTAGCTCACAATCATATGGGACATGATGAAAGCTCTGGTCTTGCTAAATTTACAGGCTCAACACCTAACGAAAGAGCCAAAACTGCAGGCTATAGCTCTATGCACGTGCTTGAAAATATAGCTTACAAGAGTGATTTTATAACTTCTATAGACGGGCTTTTTTCGGCGATTTATCATCGATTTGCATTTTTAAATTTAAGCGTAAATGAAGTAGGTTTTGATGCGGCAAGAGGCGATAAATTTAGCGCTTATGTCTTTTTGATGGGCAACTCAGGACTTAATAACTTTTGCAAAAGAGGCGTGAGTGATAACGGCTCAGGTAAATTTTACACAAACGCCTGCGCAAATAAAGACATAAAGGTTAAAGACAGTAGGCTTGAGGGGTTTTTAAAATCAACAAAGCAGCATGTAAAATTTCCCGATAAAGTGCCTGTGATGCCATATTTTAGCGGAGAAATTCCTGATCCATTTCCTGAGTGCAAGATCACTGCAAACCCTGTCAGCATAGAGTTTAACGAGAGTTTAAAAGATATAAAATTTGTAAATTTTGAGATTTATAAAGGCGAAGAAAAGCTTAGAAATTTAAAAATTTTAGATCAAAAAAGCGATATAAACCGCAAATTTTCATCTCATCAGTTTGCGGCGTTTTCAAGAGAGGTATTTAGCTTTAACACCGATTACACGGCAGTTTTTAGCTATACCGAGGAGGGTGAATCTAAGCAGATAAAATGGAATTTTAAGACCAAAACGCTTAAATATCCTTACTTTGAAGCAAGCGATGGCTATGTGCTAAGTGTAAAGCCAGATATGATATATGAAATTTTCTTTCGCCCAAAGGATTGTAATGATCTGCTTACGAGCTACTCTTATAACTCGTCTGCGCTTTTAAATTCCGAAGTTAAGCAAAGCGGAACAAACACTCTAAGCGTAAAGTTAAGTGGTATGGAAGGCGATATACTTACGATAAAGACGAGCGGTGGAGATAAGGTTAAAGTTAGGCTTAGCGCAAGTTCGCCAAAAGCGCAGAAAGAGCGTAGAGAGCATATGATAAAATCAGCTTTTATGATCTTTGGCGTGATGGTCGTGTTTATAATAATAGGTATAAAACAAAGGAGATAG
- the argH gene encoding argininosuccinate lyase, whose translation MKKMWSGRFSEASSKLLEEFNASIGFDKNLYREDIAGSKAHAKMLGACGILKPDEAEAIIKGLDIVLGEIEYKKFEFKIEDEDIHMSVEKRLSEIIGSELGGRLHTARSRNDQVALDFRLYVQRSSLEIMNQIYSLISTLNSLASKHLDTLMPGFTHLQHAQPVSLAYHLLAYAFMFKRDHERFSSSYGRNNLCPLGSAALAGTPHPIDRELVARELKFNGVTQNAMDSVSDRDFALEILFNISVLMTHASRLCEELILWSSQEFGFVTISDTYSTGSSIMPQKKNPDVAELIRGKTGRVNGNLIALLTTMKGLPLAYNKDMQEDKEGVFDSVHTALTSVHILNEMMKEAKFNEKNMLEATKKGHLSATDLADFLVREKNVPFRTAHFITGKAVAKAENLGIDLSELSAKQLKEVDENLDENAVKFLDLHASKEARTSLGGTSNLSVQKQINSLNEWLKDLR comes from the coding sequence ATGAAAAAGATGTGGTCGGGAAGGTTTAGTGAGGCTAGTTCAAAGCTTCTTGAGGAGTTTAACGCCTCTATCGGCTTTGATAAGAACCTGTATCGCGAAGATATTGCAGGTAGTAAGGCTCATGCTAAAATGCTTGGAGCTTGCGGGATTTTAAAGCCTGATGAAGCCGAAGCTATAATCAAGGGGCTTGATATAGTTTTAGGCGAGATAGAATATAAAAAATTTGAGTTTAAAATTGAAGATGAAGATATCCATATGAGCGTGGAAAAGCGCCTAAGCGAGATCATCGGAAGCGAGCTTGGCGGTAGGCTTCATACGGCGCGCAGCAGAAACGATCAAGTCGCACTTGATTTTCGCCTTTATGTACAGCGCAGTTCGCTTGAAATCATGAATCAAATTTACTCTCTCATCTCTACTTTAAACTCTCTTGCAAGCAAGCATCTTGATACGCTAATGCCTGGTTTTACGCACCTTCAGCACGCTCAGCCGGTAAGCCTTGCTTATCATCTGCTTGCATATGCTTTTATGTTTAAGCGTGATCATGAGCGATTTTCAAGCTCATATGGGCGAAACAACCTCTGTCCGCTTGGCTCTGCCGCACTTGCAGGCACGCCTCATCCTATAGATAGAGAGCTTGTGGCACGCGAGCTTAAATTTAACGGTGTTACGCAAAATGCGATGGATAGTGTTAGCGACCGCGACTTCGCACTTGAAATTTTATTTAACATAAGCGTGCTTATGACGCATGCTTCAAGGCTTTGTGAGGAGCTGATACTTTGGAGTTCGCAAGAATTTGGGTTTGTTACGATTAGCGATACGTATTCGACTGGAAGCTCGATCATGCCTCAGAAGAAAAATCCCGATGTAGCCGAGCTTATCCGCGGAAAGACCGGGCGCGTAAATGGAAATTTGATAGCGCTTCTAACCACCATGAAAGGTCTGCCACTAGCTTATAATAAAGACATGCAAGAGGATAAGGAAGGTGTCTTTGATAGCGTTCACACCGCGCTTACTTCGGTTCATATCCTAAATGAGATGATGAAAGAGGCGAAATTTAACGAAAAAAATATGCTTGAAGCGACTAAAAAAGGGCATTTAAGCGCAACCGATCTGGCTGATTTTTTAGTGCGTGAAAAAAATGTGCCATTTAGAACCGCTCACTTTATCACTGGCAAAGCCGTGGCAAAGGCTGAAAATTTAGGCATTGATCTAAGCGAACTTAGCGCTAAGCAGCTAAAAGAAGTGGATGAAAATTTAGATGAAAATGCGGTTAAATTTTTGGATCTGCACGCTTCAAAAGAGGCTAGAACTTCGCTTGGTGGTACGTCAAATTTAAGCGTACAAAAGCAGATAAATTCGCTTAACGAGTGGCTTAAAGATTTAAGATAG
- the pckA gene encoding phosphoenolpyruvate carboxykinase (ATP): MVNEIEKLGLKNVKNVYYNLSYDELFEHEKKNNEGKVSSNGTFMVDTGIFTGRSPKDKYFVKQDPSGKYIAWGKVNKPISKELFDKLLKKAKEQLSGKEIYVQDAFCGSSDKSKKSVRFVTEVAWQAHFVKNMFIRPNEVELAKFKPDFVVYNACKCSNENYKEDGLNSEVFVIFNVEENVAVIGGTWYGGEMKKGIFSMMNYWLPLEGKLSMHCSANVGKEGDTALFFGLSGTGKTTLSTDPKRKLIGDDEHGWDDDGVFNFEGGCYAKCINLDPESEPEIYAAIKRNALLENVVADANGVVDYKDGSKTENTRVSYPIEHIENHEPSLSAGHPQNIIFLTADAFGVLPPVAKLTKEQAMYYFLSGYTAKVAGTERGITEPVATFSACFGEPFMPLHPTVYAKLLGEKIDKHNVNVYLVNTGWSGGAYGVGKRMSIKATRACINAILDGSIRECEFENFEKFNLAIPKSLSGVETKLLNPINTWADSSEYIAMRDKLAKMFEENFKRYEDVKEGVEYAKAGPKA, from the coding sequence ATGGTAAATGAGATTGAAAAACTAGGCTTGAAGAATGTTAAAAACGTCTATTATAACCTAAGCTACGACGAGCTTTTCGAGCACGAGAAGAAAAATAACGAAGGCAAGGTAAGTAGCAACGGAACCTTTATGGTTGATACGGGAATTTTTACCGGAAGAAGCCCTAAAGATAAGTATTTCGTAAAGCAAGATCCAAGCGGCAAATACATCGCTTGGGGCAAAGTAAATAAACCGATATCAAAAGAGCTTTTTGACAAGCTTTTAAAAAAAGCCAAAGAGCAGCTAAGCGGTAAGGAAATTTACGTGCAAGACGCGTTTTGTGGTTCAAGCGATAAGAGTAAAAAATCAGTTAGATTTGTAACTGAGGTTGCTTGGCAAGCGCATTTCGTAAAAAATATGTTCATAAGACCAAACGAGGTCGAGCTAGCTAAATTTAAGCCTGATTTTGTAGTTTATAACGCTTGCAAATGCTCAAACGAAAACTACAAAGAAGACGGACTAAATTCAGAAGTTTTCGTTATCTTCAACGTAGAAGAAAACGTTGCCGTTATAGGCGGAACATGGTATGGCGGAGAGATGAAAAAAGGTATTTTTTCTATGATGAACTACTGGCTTCCGCTTGAAGGCAAGCTAAGTATGCACTGCTCTGCGAATGTAGGCAAAGAAGGCGATACGGCGCTTTTCTTCGGTCTTAGCGGAACGGGCAAAACCACTCTTTCAACAGATCCAAAAAGAAAGCTAATAGGCGATGATGAGCACGGCTGGGACGATGACGGCGTGTTTAACTTTGAAGGCGGATGCTATGCAAAATGTATAAACCTTGATCCTGAGAGCGAGCCTGAAATTTATGCAGCTATTAAGCGCAACGCACTACTTGAAAACGTCGTGGCGGATGCAAACGGAGTGGTTGATTATAAAGACGGAAGCAAGACTGAAAATACGCGCGTAAGCTATCCGATCGAGCATATTGAAAATCACGAGCCAAGCCTAAGTGCCGGACATCCGCAAAATATTATATTTTTAACGGCGGATGCGTTTGGCGTGCTTCCTCCTGTTGCAAAGCTTACAAAAGAGCAGGCGATGTATTATTTCTTAAGCGGATATACGGCTAAAGTTGCTGGAACCGAGCGCGGTATAACCGAGCCTGTAGCGACATTTTCCGCTTGCTTTGGAGAGCCTTTTATGCCGCTTCATCCAACCGTATATGCTAAGCTTTTAGGTGAAAAAATAGATAAGCACAACGTAAATGTATATCTTGTAAATACCGGCTGGAGCGGCGGCGCTTACGGGGTCGGCAAAAGAATGAGTATAAAAGCAACTCGCGCTTGCATAAACGCCATACTTGACGGAAGCATCAGGGAGTGTGAGTTTGAAAATTTTGAGAAATTTAATCTAGCTATTCCAAAGAGCCTAAGCGGGGTTGAAACCAAGCTTTTAAACCCTATAAATACATGGGCTGATTCAAGCGAGTATATCGCGATGAGAGATAAGCTAGCTAAGATGTTTGAAGAGAATTTTAAAAGATACGAAGATGTGAAAGAGGGCGTTGAATACGCAAAAGCAGGCCCTAAAGCTTAA